A window of Epinephelus moara isolate mb unplaced genomic scaffold, YSFRI_EMoa_1.0 scaffold4128, whole genome shotgun sequence genomic DNA:
AGTCTCTGTTTTACCAGCTTTATCTAAAGTACTGTGTATAATAGACTAAGTGATTATTTGGATAAGCTGCATATTCTCTCTAGTTCTCAGTATGGCTTCAGGAAAAAGAGTTCAACATGCATGGCTATTTTAGATCTCATTGAAAAGATTAACGATGCAGTTGATAAGGGAAATTGTGGTGTTGGCATCTTTTTAGATCTCTCAAAGGCGTTTGCACAGTTGATTTTGATGTATTACTGGGGAAATTGAACCATGATTAGAGGAAGGGCACATAGcatacaaatacttttgaattACAGGAATTACTCAGCGCTGAATTATAGAAAATAGATATTTGGttcaaatgtaataagttatcTCTCAACATCAGCAAGACTAATTTCATTGTCTTTTTATCCAATAAAAAGCCATCTGATATGGATCACATATGACTCAAAATAAATGATAAGGAGTTAACTCGAGTAGCCTCAACAAAGTTCCTTGGGGTCCTCATAGATGAGTCCTTAAATTTTAAACTGCATATAGAACATTTAATTTCCAAATTatctaaatctttttttcaaaataaggtaTCACCTTCCTTTATCAGCACTTCTTTCTCTGTACAAAACTCTGTTTGAACCACATATCAACTACTGTAATGTCATATGGAGCAATACCTTCcccagttatttaaaaaaaattagaaagtCTTCAAAAAAAGATCATTCGAGCTGTGTCTTGGTCCGAATATAATGCCCCCACAAGCCCTCTCTTCCATTGCTTTGGTCTCCTCCGGCTCACAGAGATAAATCTGTATCAAACTGCATGTATGATGTTCCAGATAATCCATAAAACAAATTTATGGTTGTCTGAGCTTGTCCCAGTCTGCAGCCCTGGTCATGCTTATGACACCAGGAAAAAACATCTCATCACtgggaaaaaagagaagacTTACAAGTACTAGCTTGTCCATTGCTTGCAGGCATCCGCTGCTCTGGAACGAGTTTGATGAGTGCTTGAAAGTCTTGAAatccatctccacatttaagaaaaTGCTAAAAATCAAACTACTAAGTTCATATATTTAACTATTTTGTTATGTCCTGAAGTCATGTGCTCCAAGAAAGCTCacgtctctgtgtttgttgctATGTATGATGTTTTTAGCCAAGTTTAccatgtactgtatattgttttgtttccaaaATACCCAGGCTCCCTCTAAAAGCTTTCAATAGCTTCCTGATTCACACACGCTGTTAACTTCATGCCTGCATGTTGATTtaccggtgtgtgtgtgtgtgtgtgtgtgtgtgaataaatcaaatcaaatcaaatcaaatcaaagccctgtgaggcaatgAATATTGATAACAGATCGATATGAATATCGATAACAGATCAATATTCATATCAATATGAATATCGATAAGAGATCAATATTCATATCAATATGAATATCGATAACAGATCAATATTCATATCGATAACAGATCAATATGAATATCGATAACAGATCAATATGAATATCGATAACAGATCAATATTCATATCAATAACAGATCAATATGAATATCAATAACAGATCAATATGAATATCAATAACAGATCAATATGAGTGTTGCAGTGAACTGTCCGCAGGTCTGTTCAGCTGTTTGTAGGTTTATTAAGGTTTTGTGTGATAGATTATTAATAAGCCGAAGTCACCTACGGTACGTGATGACGTGTCAGGGAGCCGTCACCTGTCCGTGACGTCAGGCTGCGTCGTTAAAAATCAAGCGTCTTTAAATCAGCAGATttgtgaatggagtctggtggaagGGAAGTCAAGAACAGTTCTGAACAGCGCTCACAGAGAGGTCACCTACGTCATTGAACACGTCAGGGAGCCGGAACTGAACTGTAAacaacatcatcaacaacaacaacaacacaataaaacaacagtatAAATCTCACCTGAGCTCAGTCTGATGATGATCCGCTGCGGATCAGCGGCTCCACACTTCCgggttcttcttcttcttcttcttcctcctgcaGCAGAGTTGTGCTGCCTCCTGCTGGTGATATCCTCATACTGCAGCTCCGTCCATAGACATACAGACTTCACATCAACtggttttatctttttttttgttattgaaccatggtgtgtgtgtgtgtgtgtgtgtgtgtgtgtgtgtgtgtgtgtgtgtgtgtgtgtgtcagggagggcagagacacaaaacagattGACAACGAGAcgtttattaataaataaagtgtttaaTCAGAGACACAGATCAGCTGAGTGTCCGTGTGTTGTCCTTCATCTGTCTCATGACTCACCAGTGAACGTGTGGCGTGTGAAaagcatcagtgtgtgtgagagttaaAGACGGGGGACTGTAACATACATGTGTCATGTGTCACACTGAGGAGAACTGACAGATCACAGACTTCTTTATTGATTCACTTTTATTgatttcaaatcagatttgttttcaGGGTCAGCGTGACGTGTCCAACGTGTGTCTCTCTGCGTCCTCACAGCTCAGGAAGTAGACTTCAGACTGAACAGACCAGTCCTCATGGTGTCAGCCAGGAGCTACAACACTCAGCAGAAACACCAGAGCCagacttcctgtcagctgaccTACACGCCGTTTACACCTGATGCTCCACAGACACATCTGCACAGGTCATCATCGTCACGGCGACAGGGAAACGCCTCGACAACCTGAGCGATACGATTAGCCACAGCGGCAGAGCTGGCAGCGATGACCCTCCGTGACATCATGTCGAACTCTGAGCCTGCGGACAAACAGACCGATAAGAGAAGGACACGCCCCCGACAGGTACTCACAGGTGAGatatgacatcacatgtcaggTACAGACCGTCAGTATCCATTACCACGCCTCCGGCTTCCTGTACGATGATGGCCGATGCAGCGATGTCCCAGCAGTGCATCCCAATGTGGTAATAGGCGTCAGCTCCGCCCGTCGCCACCTGACACATGTCGACCGCTGCCGTTCCCAACGCACGGATTCTGGAACATACAACAAACACGCCGACAACACGTCAAAGAGGTGACGACACACGGATACTGGAACATACGACAAACACGCTGACAACACGTCAAAGAGGTGACGACACACGGATTCTGAAACATACGACAAATAGGCGGAAACCCTTCTTTGGAAAAACGGggaatcccccccccccccNNNNNNNNNNNNNNNNNNNNNNNNNNNNNNNNNNNNNNNNNNNNNNNNNNNNNNNNNNNNNNNNNNNNNGACAAATAGGCGGAAACCCTTCTTTGGAAAAACGGggaatcccccccccccccccccaaacaatTTTAAACtatataacaatataataagTTAAAGCACTTCTGCCAATTATATACACAATGTGATGCATTTATAACTTTAAAAAGATTCACAGTGGCTTGGTCCGTATACATACAGCGGCACACAGCAGCACTTGGCAGGACTGACTGTGGATCAGAGCAGAGGAAACTGAGCTCCAGTAAGTAACTACTTTATTTACTTCTACTTCTCTACAGAATAAAAGACGTGACCAGTTGTAACCTGACAGAGTTTTGTTCACTTGTTTTCCTCGCAGCTGAATCTTCAGTGTGAATGCAGCAGTCATACACATAACCACATAAACATATGATGACAAGATCAAATCAAACTGAAACTATCTTCATCTTGATTTTCAATCTTTACAATAAGAACAACGATGTACACTGCCACTTGCTGGTCATTCTTGGTGATGCAGGTTGAACGTATTAAAAGTCTTTATGTAGGTGCTACTGTATTGATAAGAGACGCTGTTCTaaacattattatttctttaatataattattaaaGACGTTTGACCGTGCCGGCTCCATTTATATGGGTAACAACAGTAAAGTTGACTGCAACTTTGTTGTTGGTCCCCTCCAACAATGAAATGGAATTTCCACCCTTGGACACATAAATACTGGAACATACAACATACACGTGAACACTGTATTAATAACGTCCACATGTATGTTTGGCAGCAGAGCTGACGGTGGCGTGTTCTGGCCTCACCCGTGTACCGGCAGTTTCAACAGTCTGAAGATGTTAGAGGTCATGGTGGACAAAGCAAGGTCGTCACGCTCCGCCCCAATCTCTGTCACCACCACACAGCTGCTGATGTCTGATTGGATGAGACAGAACAGTCACAACGAATCAGTGACCATGTGTGAagtcacgtgtgtgtgtgtgtgtgtgtgtgtgtgtgtgttgtcacctTCTTGTGCAGACGCATGCAGCGGTTCTCCATTCAGGAacgctcctcttcctctctgagcGTGGAAGAGTTTGTCCTCCACTAAGCTGTAAACAATCCCAAACTCCgtctgtcaacaacaacaacatgttaGACCACTTCTTGTCTGAGCCCTGccccctgacctctgacccctcccTAACAGGTGAGTTTACCTGCTTGTTGACAGTGAAGGCAATGGAGACAGCCACAAAAGGAAACCTGTCAGAGGAAACGACACTTCAGACACTGAACACACATCTGACTGGATCTGTGATGTCAGCAGGTGTGACCCTCcactctgtgacatcacagtgtggGCGGAGCCTCTCACCTGTGTACAAAGTTCACAGTCCCGTCGATGGGGTCGATGATCCAGGTGGGACTGTCAGTCAGCTCCAGACGCTCACCCGCAGCTACAGATTCCTCCCCGATGAACctgggggtcaaaggtcagaggtcaaacaaCGGAACGTTTTACctgctcacttcctgtctgctgtgTGACCTCACAGAGCTGATGTCATTTGCTGGAGAACATGAATACCTAATACATCAACcaaagagagagcaggagttATACTTTTCAAATCTGTTCCTACAGTAGAACTCAGCAGAACTCAGTAGAACCTGTGCTGTGGGAATCGGTTCCTGATGGCAGAGATGAGGATCTTCTCAACCTGCTGGTCGGTCTCTGTGACCAGATCAGCTGGAGAACTTTTCAGTTTCACATCTTTCTGCAGTTGAAACGCCGTCAGGACGACCTGAAAGACACGTGATGGTGTTATTGGTGATAATCTGTTGATCGGAACTGAGATCAGAACCAGCGCTATTTCAGTTTGTGTGAATGCTGAGTGCTGAAGTTACAAAGAACCGCTGAGAACCTGGAAACAGAAGTGAAGAACTTTTAGAGCTGAAACAGACCGTTTGAAAAGCAGGAGGCTGAACATCAGAATCGTCCCTGAAGA
This region includes:
- the LOC126387416 gene encoding inositol monophosphatase 1-like produces the protein VVLTAFQLQKDVKLKSSPADLVTETDQQVEKILISAIRNRFPQHRFIGEESVAAGERLELTDSPTWIIDPIDGTVNFVHRFPFVAVSIAFTVNKQTEFGIVYSLVEDKLFHAQRGRGAFLNGEPLHASAQEDISSCVVVTEIGAERDDLALSTMTSNIFRLLKLPVHGIRALGTAAVDMCQVATGGADAYYHIGMHCWDIAASAIIVQEAGGVVMDTDGSEFDMMSRRVIAASSAAVANRIAQVVEAFPCRRDDDDLCRCVCGASGVNGV